Proteins found in one Thalassomonas actiniarum genomic segment:
- the ompR gene encoding two-component system response regulator OmpR, which yields MGHETPKILVVDDDMRLRALLERYLVEQGFTVRSAASADQMDRLLERENFHLLVLDLMLPGEDGLSICRRLRQNSNNIPIVMLTAKGDEVDRIIGLELGADDYMPKPFNPRELLARIKAVLRRRVQEAPGAPSLEENVISFGEYELNLATREMKKGDVNMPLTSGEFAVLKALITHPREPLSRDKLMNLARGRDYSALERSIDVQVSRLRRMLEEDPAKPRYIQTVWGLGYVFVPDGKEAV from the coding sequence ATGGGACATGAAACACCGAAAATTTTAGTTGTTGATGATGATATGAGATTACGGGCTTTACTGGAGCGTTATCTGGTAGAGCAGGGATTTACTGTGCGTAGCGCCGCCAGCGCCGATCAAATGGATCGTTTGCTGGAGCGGGAAAACTTTCACCTGCTGGTGCTGGATTTAATGTTGCCGGGTGAAGACGGTTTATCTATTTGCCGTCGCCTGAGGCAAAATTCCAATAATATCCCTATTGTTATGCTGACGGCGAAAGGGGATGAAGTTGACCGTATTATCGGCCTGGAATTAGGGGCCGACGATTATATGCCGAAACCTTTTAATCCGCGCGAATTACTGGCGCGTATCAAGGCGGTACTCAGACGCCGGGTTCAGGAAGCGCCGGGTGCGCCTTCGCTGGAAGAAAATGTTATCAGTTTCGGCGAATATGAATTAAACCTTGCCACGCGGGAAATGAAGAAAGGCGATGTCAACATGCCGCTTACCAGTGGTGAATTTGCCGTGCTTAAAGCCTTGATCACCCATCCCAGGGAGCCTTTATCCCGGGATAAGCTGATGAACCTGGCCAGGGGGCGGGATTACTCGGCGCTGGAGCGCAGTATCGACGTACAGGTTTCCCGCCTGCGCCGTATGCTGGAAGAAGACCCCGCCAAACCCAGATATATTCAAACCGTGTGGGGCTTAGGTTATGTCTTTGTGCCCGACGGTAAAGAAGCGGTATAA